One window of Athalia rosae chromosome 2, iyAthRosa1.1, whole genome shotgun sequence genomic DNA carries:
- the LOC105694047 gene encoding high-affinity choline transporter 1 codes for MINIAGVISIVLFYLLILGVGIWAARKKEAGNDSEEEVMLAGRSIGLFVGIFTMTATWVGGGYINGTAEAIYTKGLVWCQAPFGYALSLVFGGIFFANKMRQQGYITMLDPLQDAFGERMGGLLFLPALCGEVFWAAGILAALGATLAVIIDMDQGTSVILSACIAVFYTLFGGLYSVAYTDVIQLFCIFIGLWMCIPFAWMNPKVESLSSMDVDWIGEVKPSEYWYYLDYGLLLVFGGIPWQVYFQRVLSSKTAGRAQILSYVAAAGCLLMAIPPVLIGAIAKATPWNETGYTGPYPLTETETSMILPMVLQYLTPDFVSFFGLGAVSAAVMSSADSSILSASSMFARNVYKLIFRQRASEMEIIWVMRTGIGVVGILSTVMALTIPSIYGLWSMCSDLVYVILFPQLLMVVHFKPYCNTYGSLSAYIIAFLVRVSGGEPLMGLPALIHYPGYDAETDTQLFPFRTMAMLMSLVTLVGVSYGTQVAFMTGKLAPGYDIFRCVVNIPEDVERVGPDPAEGEQMAVLAGGSARLYGSKDESNGRVNQALEPDDDMEPGCGVGGGGGCNVLGQLGPLVERQPQSSTAF; via the exons ATGATCAATATAGCAGGAgttatttccatcgttttattttaccttttgATTTTGGGAGTGGGAATATGGGCGGCCAGGAAAAAAGAGGCTGGGAACGATTCCGAGGAAGAAGTGATGCTGGCCGGAAGGTCCATCGGTCTCTTCGTCGGAATATTTACTATGACGGCCACGTGGGTCGGCGGAGGCTACATCAACGGGACAGCTGAGGCTATCTACACCAAAGGACTGGTGTGGTGCCAGGCACCATTCGGATACGCCCTGAGTCTCGTCTTCG GCGGTATATTTTTCGCCAACAAGATGCGACAGCAGGGCTACATCACCATGTTGGATCCTCTGCAGGACGCCTTCGGCGAGAGAATGGGCGGTTTGCTCTTTTTACCAGCGCTGTGCGGAGAGGTATTTTGGGCTGCGGGGATCCTTGCTGCTCTGGGAGCAACCCTGGCGGTTATCATCGACATGGATCAAGGAACGTCCGTTATTTTGAGCGCTTGTATCGCCGTATTTTACACACTTTTTGGCGGACTCTACTCTGTCGCCTACACGGATGTCATCCAGTTATTCTGCATTTTCATCGGTCTG TGGATGTGCATCCCTTTCGCGTGGATGAATCCAAAAGTGGAGTCACTGAGTTCCATGGACGTCGATTGGATCGGTGAAGTGAAACCGTCGGAGTATTGGTATTATTTGGACTACGGGCTGTTGCTCGTGTTCGGAGGGATACCTTGGCAGGTGTATTTTCAACGAGTTCTGTCATCGAAGACAGCCGGAAGGGCTCAAATACTGAGCTACGTAGCCGCCGCGGGTTGTCTACTCATGGCCATTCCTCCAGTGTTGATCGGAGCCATAGCGAAAGCGACAC CGTGGAACGAGACGGGGTACACGGGTCCCTATCCCCTTACGGAAACGGAGACGAGCATGATTCTGCCGATGGTTCTTCAGTACCTGACGCCAGATTTCGTGTCGTTCTTCGGGCTGGGAGCGGTGTCAGCTGCCGTGATGTCATCGGCGGACAGTAGCATATTGTCGGCGAGTTCGATGTTCGCGAGAAACGTGTACAAGCTGATATTTCGACAAAGG GCTTCGGAGATGGAGATAATCTGGGTAATGAGGACGGGTATCGGAGTTGTCGGAATCCTTAGCACGGTGATGGCGTTGACGATACCCTCGATATACGGACTTTGGTCGATGTGTTCCGACCTGGTATACGTCATCCTGTTCCCCCAACTCCTGATGGTGGTACATTTTAAGCCGTACTGCAACACTTACGGGAGTTTGTCGGCTTATATAATAGCGTTCCTGGTCAGAGTCAGCGGCGGAGAACCTCTGATGGGTTTACCAGCATTGATTCATTACCCGGGTTACGACGCGGAGACCGACACTCAGCTGTTTCCGTTCAGGACAATGGCCATGTTGATGTCATTGGTGACTCTGGTAGGAGTTTCTTACGGTACCCAGGTAGCGTTTATGACCGGTAAACTGGCGCCGGGTTACGATATCTTCCGTTGCGTCGTTAACATCCCCGAAGACGTGGAACGCGTGGGTCCAGATCCAGCGGAAGGTGAACAAATGGCTGTGCTGGCCGGCGGGTCGGCCAGACTTTACGGCAGCAAAGATGAATCCAACGGCAGAGTGAATCAAGCGCTCGAGCCGGACGACGATATGGAACCAGGGTGTGGCGTGGGCGGAGGTGGCGGTTGTAACGTATTGGGCCAATTGGGACCTCTCGTTGAGCGTCAGCCGCAATCCAGCACCGCGTTCTAA
- the LOC105694001 gene encoding pro-resilin-like: MSPAKMWVLVAAAVVATALQSNAEAPLTGSYLPPSTSYGTPNLGGSGGGGFGGGFGGGGSPSSSYGAPSSGGSSFGGSSGGSFGGSFGGGAPSGSYGAPSSSYGAPSSGGGGGGYSGGSSFGGSAPSSSYGAPSSGGGSFGGSSGGSFGGSFGGGAPSSSYGAPSSGGGGGGKPSSNYGAPSSGGGSFGGSSGGSFGGSFGGGAPSGSYGAPSGSYGAPSSGGGAFGGSSGGSFGGGFGGSAPSSSYGAPSSGGGRPSSNYGAPSSGGSGRPSSNYGAPSSGGGRPSSNYGAPSSGGSGRPSSNYGAPSSSYSAPSSSYGAPSSGGGGFGGGSGGGRPSSSYGAPSSGGGGSYSKPSSNYGAPSSGGSGSFGGGGGFGGGFGGGSGGGYSGGGGASRPSSNYGAPSSGGGGYSSGGSGGYSSGGGGGYSSGGGGGYSSGGGGGYSSGGSGGGQSYASNGGYQY; this comes from the exons ATGAGCCCCGCTAAGATGTGGGTCCTTGTGGCCGCTGCTGTTGTCGCTACAGCTCTGCAAAGCAACGCCGAAG CTCCGTTAACTGGCAGCTATTTGCCTCCGTCAACTAGCTACGGAACACCCAATCTCGGAGGCTCCGGGGGCGGTGGATTTGGCGGTGGTTTCGGAGGAGGTGGCTCGCCTTCGAGCAGCTACGGTGCCCCTTCTTCGGGAGGAAGTAGCTTCGGCGGAAGCAGCGGTGGATCTTTCGGCGGTAGTTTCGGAGGTGGCGCACCTTCCGGTAGTTACGGTGCGCCATCCAGCAGCTACGGAGCCCCGTCTTCCgggggtggtggcggtggaTACAGCGGTGGAAGCAGTTTCGGCGGAAGTGCACCGTCGAGTAGCTACGGCGCCCCCTCGTCCGGAGGTGGTTCGTTCGGCGGAAGCAGCGGTGGATCTTTTGGCGGTAGCTTCGGGGGTGGCGCGCCATCCAGCAGCTACGGAGCTCCGTCGTCCGGTGGAGGCGGGGGTGGAAAACCTTCTTCGAATTACGGTGCACCTTCGTCCGGAGGTGGTTCGTTCGGTGGAAGCAGCGGTGGATCATTCGGCGGTAGTTTTGGAGGTGGTGCACCATCCGGTAGTTACGGTGCGCCGTCCGGTAGCTACGGAGCTCCTTCTTCGGGAGGGGGTGCATTCGGCGGTAGCAGCGGAGGAAGTTTCGGGGGTGGATTCGGCGGCAGCGCTCCGTCCAGTAGCTACGGAGCTCCGTCGTCCGGCGGCGGAAGACCCTCTTCGAATTACGGAGCACCATCGTCCGGTGGAAGTGGAAGACCTTCGTCCAACTACGGAGCTCCATCGTCCGGCGGTGGAAGACCTTCTTCGAATTACGGAGCACCATCGTCCGGTGGAAGTGGAAGACCTTCGTCCAACTACGGAGCACCCTCGTCTAGCTACTCGGCACCCTCGTCCAGTTACGGAGCACCGTCATCCGGAGGTGGTGGATTCGGAGGTGGTAGCGGAGGTGGAAGACCTTCTTCGAGTTACGGTGCACCCTCCAGCGGTGGAGGCGGTAGCTATTCGAAACCGTCCAGCAATTACGGTGCCCCGAGTTCAGGAGGTAGCGGCAGTtttggaggtggaggtggttTCGGAGGTGGTTTCGGAGGAGG TTCGGGCGGTGGATACTCCGGAGGTGGTGGTGCTAGTCGTCCCTCTTCGAACTACGGTGCACCTTCTTCGGGGGGAGGTGGTTACAGCTCTGGCGGTAGTGGAGGATACAGCTCCGGGGGTGGCGGAGGATACAGCTCCGGGGGCGGTGGAGGATACAGCTCCGGGGGTGGTGGAGGATACAGTTCAGGAGGCAGCGGAGGTGGTCAAAGTTACGCCAGCAACGGTGGCTACCAATACTGA